The region CGTCGTCGACGTCAAGCAGGACACACCCATCTGCGTCAAGAAGCTCCAGGTGAGGGCAGCCATCAACGATGGCGGCCAGTGCTCCGCCGCGGACGACCATGCCTTTGAGCGTCAGGCAACGCAGCTCGTGCATCGCAGCTATCCCGAGAAGCTCGTCCTCGGAGATCCACCTGCGTACCTCGAGACGCCTGAGCCGGGGGCACGCCTTGGCGACGGCCTCATAGACGTTGCCGCGGAGCTTCTCGCAGAATTTGAGCACGAGATCCCCCAGCTGAGGAGACTTTCTGATCAGCTGTTTGAATCCCCGTTTGGTGACCTTCGAGCATGAATCGAGGTAAAGGCTCTTCAGAAAGCTCGAAGACCTGCACAAATACTCCATGAAATTAATGACTCAGCTAACATAATGCAAACAATCAAACAAACCTTGTCAACTTCTAGAAAGTTTGACACAAAAAAGTTTTCAGAGCtaattaaatgaaaatttaCTGTTTGCTATAaactgctccctccgttttaaaatataagaaatgagTACATggctattttttatctatcatATCCATGCAACCATTCAATATCTAGCACACTTCTctcatataaatttgatttattttaaattcttcgCTAGCAACACGCTCAGCCATGCACattacatacatgcatatataggtTATAGTTCTTATGTTTTGGAGAGTAGGGAGTGTTCCACATCTTGTCATtcaatcaaaacaaaaacacacaATCATCTATGCCAGGAAAGAATCTgtattatatatgcatgtaggTATAATGAATTTCCGTGTGCCTTCGGCTCACCtgggccaaaaaaaaaaaaagaatctgtACTATAATGTTGCACAAAATCACTTAAATTCAGTATCGGTACCAgttgaaaatatgtataaattgtAAGAGATTTTGCCATACCTGTGCCCTACATACGTGAGGAGCTcattggtagcaaaacccccaCACTTGAGTACATCCAACTGCCTGTTCGATCTCTTCACGGCCACCTTCCCCAACGCATTCAGTATGCCTCGTCTATTGAAGCTGGAGCCCATCTCCCTGCAGACCAACATCTCCACGGTTCGCCACAGCACAGGCACCTTGGCAGCGTGGAGCCATGAGTGGCACACAAGCCCCGCGCCCATGAGGACCTCGACGGCGCCGAGCTTGGAGAAGATCACCGAGAGCGCGTCCAGCGGCTGCTCCGACCAGTACCTCGtctccggcagcggcgactGGCCATCCATTCCGCGGCAAGCCCGGCGACGGACAACGCACGCACCACCTGATCACACTGGCAACAAtggtgtgcatatatataggtgcTTCCCTTGAtcagatcgatttgagattcAGAAGACTGATATGGTGAAAAGCTTAAAACTTAATCCATGGCATACCTTACTGACGTTTTAGTCTTACTCTTGTTGCTGCAGGAACCAGTTCGATCGTCCTCTTTTGATGACGGTATTTGTAGGGGTGGGATGGGCGGAGAGAAGCAAATCGGCTGAAGACGAAAGGTTTCTTTGAATTGGAAAAATACAAAGCATGCATGCGACCTCTCGCGTTCTGTGCATGTCGTATGGATGTGGAGCTGGAAATCTGGTTCTGAGTGCGATTGGCTCAAGTGAGCGGCAGCATAAATCCGCTCGTTGATTCAGAGAAAAACtgctaaaagttttttaaaactcAGTACatttgttgatttattttcctCTCAATATATTCAAGGATTTGCATTGGGTTGTAGGAGTATATCACTATACCAGACTCAATTAATAAGACATTTGCTTctgtctaacaaaaagtatcttaatCCAACGATTTAATATTATGAGGTAAAGATACCTCGAGCTCTTTTTTATTGGACTAGAGCAAATCTCTAGGGGCAACATTTACAAATGACCACACGCATTCTGTTGGAAGATTAGTTAGTTTACAGGCCtttgtaaccactaggctacaggCTCTTTCGCCTCTCGAGATAGATTATCATCACTTAGTTGGATATTCACTCCTATTTTACtgtcatttaaattttggacttttttttaaaaaaataagatagattaatatgagatatatcattttacaCTAAGTTTATACTCAATTTCTATAAGCTgtacaaaataacaaattaaatcagaactagtatatgtatattcattgtttttgttgtagtttgtagatgtcaaatttaaatttgcatgtttgtgaaaagatgtatctcatattaatttatcttattatttttttaatattctaataactatttagatgacttgtaataaaagataaaaggatTCACCCGGCTAATCACAATGTCTCCTCGGTTGGAGGAGCTCGTGCTCCACTACTGCCCTGGAGCTACGCttactaagagcatctccaagagattaCTTACCTCACTTGCCATactaaaattaaacaaattatccTACAAGAGATTACTCATTTGGCTTACCATAACAtttgaatggttaaatatggCTTCTCCCATGTTAGTAAGATTGTTATCTGTGGATCTTACGTGGAACCCACGAATCATCATCCTCCTTACCAAATTTGAAGTGAGGACAGATAGTGCATATCAGATTTAAAGTTGCCAAACATAACATAGATAACTAAATTTAGTTTTGGtgagtcaaaatttaaccatTTTAACGCGTCGGCGTCAGCGATGAGCCGTAGGCATCGTACGTAGACGGCTGTCCAAACCTGGGGCTCCTCcccccgccacgccgccgtcccgcGAGCCAAGTTCGCCGGCATCAACACGCTGACGCTTCGCCCATATCATGAAGCGGCCGTCTGGGGACACTGATCTTTTTACCGGATAGTGAGCAAGATTAGGAATTCTGACGATGCATGCTTCGTCTGCTCAGATAAACTTTGCAATCATATCACTcgccaaaaaacaaaaccagcAGTACCAACCAAGAGGATATCAGAGCAGTTACAATAGCAGGATATAAGCTAgcaataagtatattttaaatggATAAGAGAGGATAGAGGAGAGGGatgtgctactaatttgtaaccaGCTACACACAGACTCATATCACTCCCCAAAAGACAAAACCATCAGTACCAACCAAGAGGATATAAGAGCagttacaatagcaggctctagcaataagtatattttaaatagacaAGAGAGGATAGAGAAGAGGGATgtgctattaatttataaccaGCTACACACAGACTCCAAAACATAGTGTATGTATGACATCTGAGACCATatactaatgttttataggtaactattgtataaattaggtattagattgactatagataaattgaagctaatagttggctatactattgaacttgctctctAATAATAGTCAAGCTGAGTAGTTGAGTATATATTGTCTAAGCATTACGCTTCACAGAAGCAATAGTACTAAAAGACTTCTGGTGCTGGAGTGCtatatatgtacgtatatCATATCTAGGTTCAAACCAATGTTATCTGATCGTCGAATTAATCACGATTAATCACGATTAATCGGGCTGATTGGTCCCCTAATCTTGATCAGGACATTCTAAACGATTAGGTCGGGGACGATCAATCGGCCGATCAGCTGGTCCAAACGATCAGGCCGATCAGGATGTTTGCCTGGAAAATCTTGTCACTTAGAATTCTAGTTGGGTCGGCCCATTATTTGTAGGGTTTCTTTCCCTCAAAGGTCTCAAAGGTAAGTACCATCTAACCCTCAAATAATATCACTATTGTTGCATATTATGGTGCACACTAAATATTATTATGGTCCAGTAAATATACCGCACTACTGTACCGATCAGCCTCGATTAATCGGGCTGATCGACGATTAATCGTCCTGATCGACCTGATCGGTGCCATGGCGATCAGGTCCGATCGGCCGATCAGACAACATTGGTTCAAACTACCACATGAGGAACATGGAAACTCTAACACGAGCTTGCAGAGACTTGAGCTAAAACAATAGCATCTAATCACTTAAACTTCCTAGGTCCAGCAAGCCGATGGAATTCACATCAGGAGCGCACGCAAGGCATTGAGGACCATCCTGCCTTCTTCATCAAGCTCTTCCTCGTTGATATCATCATCAAGGCATTCATTCTCCTCCGAGTATATAGCACACTCAATACAGGGAACCTGGTAATCATCATGATCCATGTCACCAGAAGAACTGCCTAACTCCTCCAAAACCGGGCTTGGAACCTTGCGATCATCACTCGCATCAGAAGAATTGCCTGAATCATCCCAGACAGGGCTTGCAATCTGAAATTCGTAGTCATCGGTTGAGTCATCAGGAAGCCTGAGTGCTTTGATCCTGGCGCACTTTGCTTGCAGGGTGTCATCCATGAAGACGTTGAAGCAGTGGCGTATGTCAAGGGATTCAAGGTGAGGGCAATTGTCAAGGATGTCTTCCAATCCTGCGTTGGTGAGGCTATTACCGAAAATCTGGAGGGAGCGTAGCTGAGTCATAGATGCTATCCCCATGGCTTCATCATCGTTGATGTCCTCATATTCTTCCATGCTGTAGAAGCCACATTCGCTCAGTCTGAAGCGCTTCAGCTGCGGGCATGCTCTCCCAACAGTCTCAAATACATCATGCCCAAAAACATTTTCACAAAGTGAAAGCTCCAGCTCCTCAAGCAGAGGGAACCTCTTTATTGCTTCTCCAAATCCTTCATTGGAGACATCATTACAAGAGATGAGGCGAAGACTCTTTAGACCTGGTACCCTGCAATGATATCAGTATATGGATATTAGTCAGCACTCAGCCCGTAAAAACAATCAAGATTACTGCACGAAACAACAAATAACATTTGTTTAGCCCAACAAATGCACAAGCATACAGTTCCTTGATTTGTCATTTACAGGTATATAAGATTACTGCACTCAGCCCGTAAAAACAATCAAGATTACTGCACAAGCCCAACAAATAACATGTTTAAATGGTAACAAGTGTCTGGAGGCTAGAGCTTGCAGTTGATGGTATTCAGCTGATTTCATTCTGTTTCAgaattattcttttttaacATTATCTCATTTTGTTCTTTCAACAGGAAGATGCTAATGCTTCTAATCCCTGAAATTTACTCACAACTGCATTCAATTTCATAGAAATAAACGATTTCCATTCTCTTTAAGTTAAATGTCAGGAGCTTGTTATCAATGCTGTATTAACACATAATCACGAGTTCTAAAGgaaattatgtttataagataatGATGCCTTTTTGGGTTGGGATGGAGGCAGAGGAAAGCACACCATATACATGCCCTTGGGGGAAAATTGCCAAAACACCACCCGTAAAGTTAGCACTCTCCAGAACGCCATTAGTAAACAAAAACTCTCCAAAACACCACTAGTAAACAAGGTAGTAATGCCAAAACggcaaaattcaaaaaacagGCATTAAAAGTGACCATTCTACCCCTAAGCCTTGTATTAGCCGTATATTATTCCAGaaattagtaaaaaatataaaaagaatttatttttgaataaataatcgtagaaaatatgaataattattttttggtgcaaaaaattaatttctgaaATAATATATGGCTTTTTGAAGACTTCATGATTTTGCgcgaaaaaacaattattcatattttcgATGactatttattcaaaaaatattttttatattttttattaatttatggaATAATATATGGCTAATACAAGGCTTAGGGGTAGAACGGTCACTTTTAATGCCTGTTTTGTGAATTTTGGCGTTTTGGCATGACTACCTTGTTTACTAGTGGTGTTTTGAAAGGTTCTTGTTTACTAATGGCATTCTGAAGAGTGCTGCCTTTACAGGTGGTGTTTTGGCAATTTTCCCAGCATTTTGATAAGATTGAACATACTAGAAAGATCATTGGAGATCACCTATGGTTATCCAATTGATATGCAGGGAAATTCAGCAGagcaaattttgaataatgTTATAGTGATGAGTTGCTTTTATTGATTTATCCAAGTGCTTCTAGTTTTTGAAAGTTGCTGGCCGTAGAAACTAATGAAGGTGCTCCGATGCAACCATGCAAGTCACCCAgtaacattttaaaaaaaggactCTAGACAACAACGGTTACAATGCTTAGGACAGTAAGTAATAACATGAGAATATTATATTACTCCGTATTATAGTATTATCACAGTACTGATAGAATCCACATGATGGTAATGacaaaatttctcaaaatgtCTAATGCGATTCAACAAAAATGAGCCTCTATGCATTAAATCAGGAACTAACGTAACTAAATACTTTCCCGAACACGATTGCATTTTGATAGCCAATTTGAACCAAACCCAAACACGAACGACGAAACATGGAAAGTCACCAAAATTAGGGGATTCACGGGAATCGAGATCCCACGCGTCgccgaggaagaggaggaactcgtcgtcgccggtgcaCTCGCCCTAGAACGCCTCGCACTGTCCATGGCTATGCTTGACGGCGGCGTGCGCCACCCCGTGGAGATCAACCTGCTTGGCGAGCCCGGCATGGGCATGGGCATGGCCGCGCATGTCGACGCGGCGCCAAAGGTCGGGCTCGtcacgcgcggcgcggcgccaaGAGCGGCACACCTGGCCGACCCCCGTGAGGGTCTCGATGTGGCTGAGCCTGCAGAGGACGGccgagagcgcggccggcggaaGCTCCCGCCAGTCCCTCGCCTCCCCCGAGCGGCGGTTGCGACGACGACCTCGGTCATgatggcctcgccggcggtgagAAGAGGAGAAGGGCATTGCGGGAATGGGATTGGAGGGTAGGAATTatgggaggggaggaaggTGTGGAAATGAAAAGCTGTAGGAGGCAGTTTCCGCGCCTAGAGTAGTTTCCTTGTAATGCTTTCGCCTGTCGAGTGGATGCAGTTTTTCAGCACGCCGGTCAAATAATCTCTCCATTCTCCGTTACTagtatgttatctaaataactattaaaaatataaaaataaaataaaattgattaatataagttatatcactacacaaacatgtaaatttaaatttaacttgtaCATatgtaacataaataattgtGAATGTACATATACTACTAGTTTTTTTCCTACAACctatataaattgaatttaa is a window of Oryza brachyantha chromosome 8, ObraRS2, whole genome shotgun sequence DNA encoding:
- the LOC102719417 gene encoding F-box protein SKIP19-like, translated to MDGQSPLPETRYWSEQPLDALSVIFSKLGAVEVLMGAGLVCHSWLHAAKVPVLWRTVEMLVCREMGSSFNRRGILNALGKVAVKRSNRQLDVLKCGGFATNELLTYVGHRSSSFLKSLYLDSCSKVTKRGFKQLIRKSPQLGDLVLKFCEKLRGNVYEAVAKACPRLRRLEVRRWISEDELLGIAAMHELRCLTLKGMVVRGGALAAIVDGCPHLELLDADGCVLLDVDDALRARCAVIDSLKLPSGFVAASDYDDYYFGREEDDDGGFEFNLVHNDYDYDEFGECNSYYYR
- the LOC102719699 gene encoding uncharacterized protein LOC102719699, which translates into the protein MSLMQPIKKYPPPPFLSVAPPRHRLPLRRRAIASDRRRPRAGLRHPLSLLLPHRPCLSDLVQRWRHRRGPLRRRARSPTGERAAVERPHDGSRPEHGSARQTRRRLLPPLLSSSSTRHGGVPRRPTSATFGCAPAVKTEGRPSGVSDDRRRRWRVPGLKSLRLISCNDVSNEGFGEAIKRFPLLEELELSLCENVFGHDVFETVGRACPQLKRFRLSECGFYSMEEYEDINDDEAMGIASMTQLRSLQIFGNSLTNAGLEDILDNCPHLESLDIRHCFNVFMDDTLQAKCARIKALRLPDDSTDDYEFQIASPVWDDSGNSSDASDDRKVPSPVLEELGSSSGDMDHDDYQVPCIECAIYSEENECLDDDINEEELDEEGRMVLNALRALLM